From the genome of bacterium HR17:
GACGCCTTTCAGGATCTCCCGCCCTTCAACGGCAACGCGCAAGTTACGGATTTCCAACGCCTCGCTCATTGACGCACGACCTCCTTCGCAGGTTTCGTCGTTTTCGCGACAAAATAGCGGCAACAAGGGTCGCCTGCAGCTTGATGGCATTTGCGCACTACTGGTGCGTCTAACACCGTTGCAAGAACCTCTAACTCCGAATCACAGGCTTCGTGAAACTGCCGCACCACTTCAGCGATGGGACAATTGGGCAATGTGATGACGAACCCGTCAGACGCTTCCTCCGAATACGCCATGTATCCTTCGTCAGCGAGCAACTGGGTCAAAGCCCGCACCCTTTCCGCTAACGGCGCTCGCGGGCAGTTGAAACGCGCCAGCAACCGTTGGCGATACCGCTGAAACAGTTTCCGCACATACTCTCTACCCATATCTGCCACGATTTCGTCCAGCATCACCGTCGCCAACATATCGTAGCGGCGGGGAAACAGGTGCTCTTGCACTGCTTGGGTCAGACGGAACACCACGCGAGGCCGTCCCCGCCCACGCCGTTCAACCTGTCCCTGAACAACACCTTGTGCTTTCAACCGTCTCAAATGATAGTGGACAGCCACGCGGCTCAGCCCCAACATTTTGCTCAATTGCGCGACAGTGCCCTTGCCCCATTCCTTCAACAACCGCACGATGGCGCGCTGCGGGGGTGATAAATTGAGCCATTGCTCTCTCTCCGTCATTACAGTTCGCCATCCTTTACTGAGGCACGATCACGGCCCCACGCCCGACATTGCAGCAGGTTCACAAGCGCCATGCGCCACACACATTATAGCCGTCCCCCGCCAATTTGTAAAGGTCGCATTTAACAAATTCGTGCCGTAAGAACTTTTGCACGCGATGCCCTTTGCTCTCGTGGGTTGGGACGCTACTTGCCCGTCGGGGGACACACTCGCTCGGCACTACGATGCCTTTGGCATGCGCCGCTATGTCAGGGTTCGCGGGCGATTTGAGCGAGTTTGCGGGCGTCCACGATGACGATTTGCCGGCGATGCTTTTTGATGATACCGTCTTGCGCCCAAGCGCTGAGCGTGCGGACGGTCGTTTCAACGGTCGTCCCTGCCATCGCCGCTAAATCGTAGCGGCTAAAACTGCTGTCAAGGACGATACCCTCGTTGGTACGCGTTCCGAACCGCCCCATCAACGCCAGCAACAACGCTGCCAACCGTTTTTCCACGCGCTGCGTGCTGAGCAAGCGGATGACCTCTTGTGCTTGGCGCAGGCGGGCTGCTAAGCTGCTGATGATCTGCAGCGCTAACGCTGGGTTGACTTGCAAAGCGTACAAAAACGCCTCGCGGGGAATACGAAAGGTCGTCACTTGGGTCAAAGCGACGGCATCGGTGTCGTAAGGCTGTCCGTCCAACACCGCCACTTCACCTACCAGATCGCCAGGCAGACAGACGGCAACGATCGTTTTCGTTTTGTTTTCTGCCGGCAAGGCTTTGGACAAGATAACCTTTCCCTGCTCAATCAGGTAAAGCCATTGTGGCTCTTCGCCTTCCCAAAACAGCGCCTCACCTTTGCGAAAAGTCATTTCCTTGCCTGGCAGAGCCCGCAAGGATGTGTAGGGACTGACCTGAGTTCGCTGCCCCTGCCGTAGCAACGATCGGTTCGTCTGCCGGCTGATGGTGCTCCCCATCGTCGCATTTGCCTCCTAGAACACGACGCAGTTCCTGCACCATTATAGCCCATCGTCTTACACCTGACCCGCGTTACACTGCAGCGGCAACGGCGTCATCATTCTGACGGTTTTCAGCAAGGAGGTGACACGCCGGCACAGATGCTCCCTAGCGTCTGTGCACCGAGGGTGATGAGCGAACGACGGCTATGGGTAGTCCCTTTTTGTCCGGTTGTTTTCAACCTGCAAGGCGCTGATTTGAGTCAACTTATC
Proteins encoded in this window:
- the ntcA gene encoding Global nitrogen regulator gives rise to the protein MGSTISRQTNRSLLRQGQRTQVSPYTSLRALPGKEMTFRKGEALFWEGEEPQWLYLIEQGKVILSKALPAENKTKTIVAVCLPGDLVGEVAVLDGQPYDTDAVALTQVTTFRIPREAFLYALQVNPALALQIISSLAARLRQAQEVIRLLSTQRVEKRLAALLLALMGRFGTRTNEGIVLDSSFSRYDLAAMAGTTVETTVRTLSAWAQDGIIKKHRRQIVIVDARKLAQIAREP